GCCCGGTCACCCCGACCAGCCCCACGCAGATCACCTTGGCGTAGCTCATGGTCAGAACGCGCCCTTGAGGTGTTCGACCCGGGCCGCGCCGGCACCGGCCAGGCGGACCGCCAGGACGTCGAACCGCACCTCGTCGGCGGTGGTGCCGGTCTCCGCCAGCCAACGGGCCGCCAGGCCGCGCAGCCGGCGCGCCTTGGCCGGCACCACCGCCTCCGCCGGGGTGCCGAAGTCATCGGTAC
The Micromonospora sp. R77 DNA segment above includes these coding regions:
- a CDS encoding YraN family protein, whose translation is MTKRNQAVGAYGERCALRHLIEAGLRPVARNWRCPDGEIDIIAFDGEVLAFCEVKTRRTDDFGTPAEAVVPAKARRLRGLAARWLAETGTTADEVRFDVLAVRLAGAGAARVEHLKGAF